In Prochlorococcus marinus str. GP2, the genomic window ACGGGTTCTTTTTACCCTAAAGTATCAAAACAGGGGGTAGAACTAACTTTTGCAGTTAATCATCTTGCACATTTTTACTTAGTGAACATCTTAAAAGATTTAGTTAGAGATAAAGAAGAATCTAGAATCATTATTACATCATCAGATGTACACGATCCCAATAGCTCAGGTGGAAATATAGGAAAGAAAGCAGGGCTTAATAATCTAGTTGATTTTAGAAAAAAAGTTACTGGTCAATTCTTAAATTTTAATGCTGATGAATCTTATAAAAATAGTAAGTTATGTAATATTTTGTTTGCTAAAGAACTTTCAAAAAAATTAAAATTATCATCTAGTAAAATTTCTGTAATTACTTGGGCTCCCGGTCTCGTAATACCAAATGATGATTCAGGTTTTTTTAGATATAGTAAACGTTTTAATCTCTTTGGATATTTAATTTTTTCTAAAGTTGCAAGAAATATTTTAGGAATTTCTGAAAGTATAGAAAATGCTGGTAGAATACTTTCTGAAATTGTTTTTGATTCAAATTTTAATAATATTGGTTACGTTCATTTAAGTAATAAAGTTATATCTTTTAAAAAACATAAATTAGTTGAAAGTAAGATTAGTGATGAGGCA contains:
- a CDS encoding SDR family NAD(P)-dependent oxidoreductase, with translation MIKNKNILITGGNSGIGLFASINLLKTKNSLYVVIKSELRKNEFLKTIEKYFDKNYLSKYLNIIENCDLSNLENVKKIKDYFISKKIFLDVVVLNAGLQYTGSFYPKVSKQGVELTFAVNHLAHFYLVNILKDLVRDKEESRIIITSSDVHDPNSSGGNIGKKAGLNNLVDFRKKVTGQFLNFNADESYKNSKLCNILFAKELSKKLKLSSSKISVITWAPGLVIPNDDSGFFRYSKRFNLFGYLIFSKVARNILGISESIENAGRILSEIVFDSNFNNIGYVHLSNKVISFKKHKLVESKISDEANNSELASKLWILSEEICRSFGFVTFNI